In a single window of the Micromonospora sp. WMMD1155 genome:
- a CDS encoding DUF3068 domain-containing protein, producing MRPTPGAILVAAGTFLIVGAVATPLVVAPALVKVPLNQSSVTVSKAQNATVLDFGTLSEKTGINLTAHRAVRGDVAAGNDDRAVFNVGVRVINDAEPDREKQQVTVSTDRVALDRRTAMAVACCAEDINGAPFKHEGLTYTFPFGTEKKTYQYFDNTARKAYPAKYVSTEKLQGLTVYKFEMTVEPIQISEIKVPGSLLGSTEQVVNAGRYYANTRTLWVEPDSGVIVKGQEKQLQTLRDATGADKIKIIDADLAFTEDTQKQQAKAAKDARAQINLLTTVVPVVLGLLGLVLVLIGVYLVVRAARRKPDAAPVAADDQPTADLPSQRSPEPVEEPTAPAGGRHAAERTEP from the coding sequence ATGCGACCCACGCCGGGTGCCATCTTGGTGGCGGCGGGCACGTTCCTGATCGTCGGGGCCGTGGCGACGCCGCTGGTCGTCGCGCCCGCTCTCGTCAAGGTGCCCTTGAACCAGAGTTCGGTGACGGTCTCGAAGGCCCAGAACGCGACAGTGCTCGATTTCGGCACGCTGTCGGAGAAGACCGGGATCAACCTGACGGCCCACCGGGCTGTCCGGGGTGATGTCGCCGCCGGCAACGACGATCGGGCGGTCTTCAACGTCGGCGTCCGGGTGATCAACGACGCCGAGCCCGACCGGGAGAAGCAGCAGGTCACGGTCAGTACGGACCGGGTGGCCCTCGATCGGCGTACGGCGATGGCCGTCGCCTGCTGTGCCGAGGACATCAACGGTGCGCCCTTCAAGCACGAGGGCCTGACGTACACGTTCCCGTTCGGGACGGAGAAGAAGACCTACCAGTACTTCGACAACACCGCTCGCAAGGCGTACCCCGCCAAGTACGTGAGCACGGAGAAGCTGCAGGGGTTGACCGTCTACAAGTTCGAGATGACTGTCGAACCGATCCAGATCAGCGAGATCAAGGTCCCGGGCAGCCTGCTGGGTTCGACCGAGCAGGTCGTCAACGCCGGCCGCTACTACGCCAACACCCGCACCTTGTGGGTGGAGCCTGACAGCGGCGTGATCGTCAAGGGTCAGGAGAAGCAGTTGCAGACGCTCCGGGACGCGACCGGTGCGGACAAGATCAAGATCATCGACGCGGACCTCGCCTTCACCGAGGACACCCAGAAGCAGCAGGCCAAGGCTGCCAAGGACGCGCGTGCTCAGATCAACCTGCTGACCACTGTGGTGCCTGTCGTCCTCGGTCTCCTCGGCCTCGTTCTGGTGCTGATCGGCGTGTACCTCGTCGTCCGTGCGGCTCGCCGCAAGCCTGACGCGGCACCGGTGGCGGCCGACGACCAGCCGACGGCCGACCTGCCGTCGCAGCGGTCCCCGGAGCCGGTCGAGGAGCCCACGGCACCGGCCGGCGGACGCCACGCCGCGGAGCGCACCGAACCGTAA
- a CDS encoding DUF6230 family protein, whose amino-acid sequence MQDRSRSQGRTRWWRFTAMMVPATAAAGAILFGMSTGAIASDITVSGQTFKIGADRLEGDGFKQYGGIVREKGKAGKAGQAHPVALSEISSAELYSLCQSVRADLPGLPVVLTINAGEGKEPARAKDLLIAMDSLDGNATFTNIKIGRDATDLNPTAQAGSFGQNSDHVTITNLQQVSRYTTAATFNLVGLRLKVNAGDDAKGKECF is encoded by the coding sequence GTGCAGGATCGTTCGAGAAGTCAGGGGCGTACCCGGTGGTGGCGGTTCACCGCCATGATGGTCCCCGCCACGGCCGCCGCCGGCGCCATCCTGTTCGGAATGTCGACCGGCGCGATCGCGTCCGACATCACCGTCTCCGGGCAGACGTTCAAGATCGGTGCCGATCGCCTCGAAGGCGACGGATTCAAGCAGTACGGCGGCATCGTCCGGGAGAAGGGCAAGGCCGGCAAGGCCGGCCAGGCCCACCCGGTCGCCCTGTCCGAGATCAGCAGCGCCGAGTTGTACAGCCTCTGCCAGTCGGTCCGCGCCGACCTGCCGGGCCTGCCGGTGGTGCTCACCATCAACGCCGGTGAGGGCAAGGAGCCCGCCCGCGCCAAGGACCTGCTGATCGCGATGGACTCGCTGGACGGCAACGCGACCTTCACCAACATCAAGATTGGTCGCGATGCCACCGACCTGAACCCGACGGCGCAGGCCGGCTCGTTCGGCCAGAACTCCGACCACGTCACCATCACCAACCTGCAACAGGTGTCCCGCTACACCACGGCGGCCACGTTCAACCTGGTCGGCCTCCGACTGAAGGTCAACGCGGGCGACGACGCCAAGGGCAAGGAGTGCTTCTGA
- a CDS encoding DUF6114 domain-containing protein produces the protein MTTANPSHARPGGPAQAWRLFRRWQRSRPFWGGLLTALAGLEMFASTRMTVNGLSFHSGASGLLALLIPVILVTCGLLLWFTPAQRLFYSVVAAVTAVYSLIGLNLGGFFVGLLLGIVGSALAFAWTPIQPTTPDAGDVSDHPAPLAGDVSNHPAPLASDAEDAPTRPAPPVPDAPNHPASPVPDADAPNHPAPTGLADASSQEQPSVRQPDPRAFGVAVVVLGLAAAGLAAPPGAVQAAPNRPSTTTCPTPSRTVTPSPTRTTATPTPSPTRRGNLITDILDGIGDLLPGGRRRETPTPSASPTVSPSGTPTAAPGPAACPSSPAGRPGGPAVPDKPGPVRPGQPLPRIAPDPGLPTVAQTPSKLTGSSVRMTGLRFDGITDLHTVKGDLTVLKFSMREAVTDDFLLRADGPAGRNQRYATDRLTVSGNVAFYATRFVGRLLGIKITLTPDLPLPEGLPVTSPIPITFTDPVIDLAYVTSDTLTARPALALTLG, from the coding sequence GTGACAACCGCGAATCCGTCCCACGCCCGGCCCGGCGGTCCGGCTCAGGCGTGGCGGCTCTTCCGCCGCTGGCAGCGCAGCCGACCGTTCTGGGGTGGCCTGCTCACCGCCCTGGCCGGGCTGGAGATGTTCGCCTCCACCCGGATGACGGTCAACGGTCTGAGCTTCCACAGCGGAGCCAGCGGTCTGCTCGCGCTGTTGATCCCGGTCATCCTGGTGACCTGCGGCCTGCTGCTCTGGTTCACCCCGGCGCAGCGGCTGTTCTACTCCGTCGTCGCCGCGGTGACCGCTGTCTACTCGCTGATCGGGCTCAACCTCGGCGGCTTCTTCGTCGGTCTTTTGCTCGGCATCGTCGGCAGCGCGCTCGCCTTCGCGTGGACGCCGATCCAACCGACTACGCCCGACGCGGGAGACGTGTCGGACCACCCCGCACCGCTCGCGGGCGACGTGTCGAACCATCCCGCACCACTCGCGTCGGACGCGGAAGACGCTCCGACCCGCCCGGCCCCGCCCGTGCCCGACGCGCCGAACCACCCGGCCTCGCCCGTGCCCGACGCCGACGCGCCGAACCACCCGGCTCCGACCGGCCTGGCCGACGCGTCCAGCCAGGAACAGCCGTCCGTCAGGCAGCCCGACCCGAGGGCCTTCGGTGTCGCAGTCGTGGTGCTCGGCCTCGCCGCTGCCGGCCTGGCCGCCCCGCCCGGAGCGGTGCAGGCCGCGCCGAACCGACCCAGCACGACCACCTGCCCGACACCGTCCCGGACCGTCACGCCGTCGCCCACCCGCACCACCGCGACGCCGACGCCGAGCCCGACCCGGCGTGGCAACCTGATCACCGACATCCTGGACGGAATCGGTGACCTGCTCCCCGGTGGACGCCGTAGGGAGACACCGACGCCGTCGGCGAGCCCGACCGTGTCACCGAGCGGCACGCCGACGGCGGCTCCCGGACCGGCCGCCTGCCCGTCGTCGCCCGCCGGCAGGCCGGGCGGTCCGGCGGTACCCGACAAGCCGGGCCCGGTACGGCCGGGACAGCCGCTGCCGCGCATCGCCCCCGACCCGGGCCTGCCGACTGTGGCGCAGACACCGTCCAAGCTCACCGGGTCGTCGGTCCGGATGACCGGGTTGCGGTTCGACGGGATCACCGACCTGCACACGGTGAAGGGCGACCTCACGGTGCTCAAGTTCAGCATGCGGGAGGCGGTGACCGACGACTTCCTGCTCCGCGCCGACGGCCCGGCCGGGCGAAACCAGCGGTACGCGACCGACCGGCTGACCGTCAGCGGGAACGTCGCCTTCTACGCCACCCGGTTCGTCGGCCGGTTGCTCGGTATCAAGATCACGCTGACGCCGGACCTGCCGCTCCCGGAGGGCCTGCCGGTCACCTCGCCCATCCCGATCACGTTCACCGACCCGGTCATCGACCTGGCGTACGTCACCAGTGACACGCTCACCGCCAGGCCCGCGTTGGCGTTGACCCTGGGCTGA
- a CDS encoding DUF885 domain-containing protein, which translates to MGRIDEIANRYVAEWAPLSPTGATFVGIAGHDDKLDDLSPEGYRARADLTRRTLAELEVTEPATELERTAKESMQERLGLDLARYDAGEATSEVSVITSGLHEIRMVFDLMPSATSDEQANVAARLNGFAGALEGYKTTLREALAAGEVSSKVQLVEVAKQCDIWVDPARDNFFHGLVERLGADGALGADLRRGAAAATAATAEFGQFLRNEMAPHGRDKQAAGRERYELASQYFLGAKVDLDETYAWGFAELARLEAEMRVVAGRIAGSGAGVDEAVAKLDADPERTIRGKEAFRDWMQELADSAIAELHGTHFDIPEQVRRIECCLAPTSDGAIYYTGPSEDFSRPGRMWWAVPQGISDFSTWREVTTVYHEGAPGHHLQVAQTAVRADLLNRWQRLLCWVSGHGEGWALYSERLMDELGYLEDPGDKLGMLDGQAMRAARVIVDIGMHLELAIPKDNPFDFHPGERWTPELGWEFMRAHCRVPDENLRFELNRYLGWPGQAPSYKVGERIWLQAREDAKARKGADFDLREFHRQALDLGALGLDPLRRALARL; encoded by the coding sequence GTGGGACGAATCGATGAAATCGCCAACCGATACGTAGCCGAATGGGCGCCCTTGAGCCCTACCGGCGCGACCTTCGTCGGCATCGCCGGCCATGACGACAAGCTCGACGACCTATCGCCCGAGGGCTACCGAGCGCGCGCGGACCTCACCCGCCGGACGCTCGCCGAGTTGGAGGTGACCGAGCCGGCGACCGAGTTGGAACGCACCGCCAAGGAGTCTATGCAGGAACGGCTCGGCCTCGACCTGGCGCGCTACGACGCCGGTGAGGCGACCAGCGAGGTGAGCGTCATCACCAGCGGGCTGCACGAGATCCGCATGGTGTTCGACCTGATGCCGAGCGCGACCAGCGACGAGCAGGCCAACGTCGCCGCCCGGCTCAACGGCTTCGCGGGCGCGTTGGAGGGCTACAAGACCACGCTGCGCGAGGCGCTCGCCGCCGGCGAGGTCAGCTCGAAGGTGCAGTTGGTCGAGGTGGCCAAGCAGTGCGACATCTGGGTAGACCCGGCCCGGGACAACTTCTTTCACGGGCTGGTCGAGCGGCTGGGCGCGGACGGCGCGCTCGGCGCGGACCTGCGTCGCGGCGCGGCGGCGGCGACCGCGGCGACGGCCGAGTTCGGCCAGTTCCTGCGTAACGAGATGGCCCCGCACGGGCGGGACAAGCAGGCCGCGGGGCGGGAGCGCTACGAGCTGGCCTCGCAGTACTTCCTCGGCGCCAAGGTCGACCTGGACGAGACGTACGCCTGGGGGTTCGCGGAGCTGGCCCGCCTGGAGGCGGAGATGCGGGTCGTCGCCGGGCGCATCGCCGGTTCGGGTGCCGGCGTCGACGAGGCCGTGGCCAAACTGGACGCCGACCCGGAGCGGACCATCCGCGGCAAGGAGGCGTTCCGGGACTGGATGCAGGAGCTGGCCGACAGTGCCATCGCCGAGCTGCACGGCACGCACTTCGACATTCCGGAGCAGGTCCGCCGCATCGAGTGCTGTCTCGCCCCGACCAGCGACGGCGCCATCTACTACACCGGCCCGAGTGAGGACTTCTCCCGCCCGGGTCGGATGTGGTGGGCGGTGCCGCAGGGCATCAGTGACTTCTCCACCTGGCGGGAGGTGACCACGGTCTACCACGAGGGCGCGCCGGGTCACCACCTCCAGGTGGCGCAGACCGCCGTCCGGGCCGACCTGCTCAACCGCTGGCAGCGGTTGCTCTGCTGGGTCTCCGGGCACGGCGAGGGCTGGGCGCTCTACTCGGAGCGGCTGATGGACGAGCTGGGTTACCTGGAGGACCCGGGCGACAAGCTGGGCATGCTCGACGGTCAGGCGATGCGGGCGGCCCGGGTGATCGTGGACATCGGCATGCACCTGGAGCTGGCGATCCCGAAGGACAACCCGTTCGATTTCCACCCGGGTGAGCGGTGGACGCCGGAGCTGGGTTGGGAGTTCATGCGGGCGCACTGCCGGGTACCGGACGAGAACCTGCGCTTCGAACTGAACCGCTACCTGGGCTGGCCGGGGCAGGCGCCCTCGTACAAGGTGGGTGAGCGGATCTGGCTTCAGGCCCGTGAGGACGCCAAGGCCCGCAAGGGCGCGGACTTCGACCTGCGGGAGTTCCACCGGCAGGCGCTGGACCTGGGTGCGCTGGGTCTCGACCCGCTGCGTCGGGCGCTGGCCCGGCTCTGA
- a CDS encoding PHP domain-containing protein, with translation MAGARDPIADLRRIAFLLERANEATYRVRAFRSAAKALAGLPAAEVQTRAANGTLTELAGVGDVTARCVAESVAGEEPVYLRRLVATEGSDLDAEATALRAALRGDCHTHSDWSDGGSPIEEMALAAVELGHEYLVLTDHSPRLTVARGLTADRLRRQLDYVATVNAALPEGFRILTGIEVDILADGSLDQDEDLLARLDVVVGSVHSGLKDERSKMTRRMVRAVANPHLDILGHVTGRMVSSRPTGVTGPGDRGHRARTRAESDFDADAVFAACTEHDTAVEINSRPERQDPPKRLIRRALEAGCRFAINTDAHAPGQLDWQRFGCERAALCGVPADRVVNTWSAEQLVEWTHSRA, from the coding sequence ATGGCCGGCGCGAGAGATCCCATCGCCGACCTGCGTCGGATCGCGTTCCTGTTGGAGCGGGCGAACGAGGCCACCTACCGGGTCCGCGCGTTCCGGTCGGCGGCGAAGGCGTTGGCCGGTCTGCCCGCAGCCGAGGTCCAGACCCGGGCGGCCAACGGCACGCTCACCGAGTTGGCCGGGGTCGGCGACGTGACTGCCCGGTGTGTGGCGGAGTCCGTGGCCGGTGAGGAGCCGGTCTACCTGCGCCGGTTGGTGGCGACCGAGGGCAGCGACCTGGACGCCGAGGCGACGGCGCTCCGCGCCGCCCTGCGGGGCGACTGTCACACCCACTCGGACTGGTCCGACGGCGGTTCTCCGATCGAGGAGATGGCGTTGGCCGCTGTGGAGTTGGGCCACGAGTACCTGGTGTTGACCGACCACTCGCCCCGACTGACGGTGGCCCGGGGGTTGACCGCCGACCGGCTGCGTCGGCAGCTCGACTACGTGGCGACGGTCAACGCGGCGCTGCCCGAGGGGTTCCGGATCCTCACCGGTATCGAGGTGGACATCCTCGCCGACGGCTCACTGGACCAGGACGAGGATCTGCTGGCCCGCCTGGATGTGGTGGTCGGGTCGGTGCACAGCGGCCTGAAGGACGAACGGTCGAAGATGACCAGGCGCATGGTGAGGGCTGTCGCCAACCCGCACCTGGACATCCTCGGTCACGTCACCGGCCGGATGGTGTCGTCCCGCCCGACGGGCGTCACCGGGCCCGGTGACCGTGGGCACCGCGCCCGGACGCGGGCGGAGAGCGACTTCGACGCGGACGCCGTCTTCGCCGCCTGCACGGAACACGACACCGCCGTCGAAATCAACTCCCGGCCGGAACGGCAGGACCCGCCGAAGCGGCTGATCCGCCGCGCGCTGGAGGCCGGTTGCCGGTTCGCCATCAACACCGACGCGCACGCACCCGGCCAGCTCGACTGGCAGCGGTTCGGCTGCGAGCGGGCCGCTCTCTGCGGCGTGCCCGCCGACCGGGTCGTCAACACCTGGTCGGCCGAGCAACTGGTCGAGTGGACCCACAGCCGCGCCTGA
- a CDS encoding peptidoglycan DD-metalloendopeptidase family protein, with protein MPSPTIDRRARSAYPILLLLAPVLAAGCATTRPGVPADGAAPTPPVVWATADQPAAPSPTADRPAPTPTPSSAGPSTGAPRAGLRHVFPVRADDVDYHPTHGAYPATDLFADCGEPFVAVTDGTVLEVSRVDRYTKRGPQGPENGGLSVSLLGDDGVRYYGSHLSVVSSGIDAGVRVRAGQQLGKVGRTGNANNVCHVHFGISPPCTGKDGWWIRRGVLWPARYLDSWRRGGNREPATEVTLWQREHGCPKAP; from the coding sequence ATGCCGTCGCCGACGATCGACCGCCGCGCTCGTTCGGCGTACCCGATCCTGCTGCTGCTCGCCCCGGTGCTGGCCGCCGGCTGCGCGACCACCCGGCCGGGGGTGCCCGCCGACGGCGCCGCGCCGACGCCACCGGTGGTCTGGGCGACAGCCGATCAGCCGGCGGCGCCGTCACCGACGGCCGACCGTCCGGCACCCACCCCGACGCCGTCGTCGGCCGGGCCGTCGACGGGGGCACCGCGCGCCGGGCTGCGGCATGTCTTCCCGGTACGCGCCGACGACGTCGACTACCACCCGACGCACGGGGCGTACCCGGCCACCGACCTCTTCGCCGACTGCGGTGAGCCGTTCGTCGCGGTGACCGACGGGACGGTGCTGGAGGTGAGCCGGGTCGACCGGTACACCAAGCGCGGGCCGCAGGGCCCGGAGAACGGCGGCCTGTCGGTGTCCCTGCTCGGCGACGACGGGGTGCGCTACTACGGCTCGCACCTGAGTGTCGTTTCCAGCGGCATCGATGCCGGGGTGCGCGTGCGGGCCGGGCAGCAGCTCGGCAAGGTGGGGCGCACCGGCAACGCCAACAACGTGTGCCATGTGCACTTCGGCATCTCGCCGCCGTGCACCGGCAAGGACGGCTGGTGGATCCGGCGCGGGGTGCTCTGGCCGGCGCGTTACCTGGATTCCTGGCGGCGCGGTGGCAATCGGGAACCGGCCACCGAGGTCACCTTGTGGCAACGCGAACACGGCTGCCCGAAGGCACCCTGA
- a CDS encoding tRNA adenosine deaminase-associated protein, whose protein sequence is MSYFAAAVVRDDSGWTAAEVSLRGATDIDEVADRLRDVDQEADVSLLFVEADDAYLVVLRLDEGEDLRVFGSDSAYAEESQLGALLVGDLKTSVTGLDGDEEPRPAATGDDESEQPVVDPEADPVGDADLLANLGISAQKLLTLCAHEGMMPADVTAEICQVLGCADEVEELREV, encoded by the coding sequence GTGTCGTACTTCGCTGCGGCCGTGGTGCGCGACGACAGTGGCTGGACCGCCGCCGAGGTCAGCCTGCGTGGCGCCACCGACATCGACGAGGTCGCCGACCGGCTGCGGGACGTCGACCAGGAGGCCGACGTGTCGCTGCTCTTCGTCGAGGCGGATGACGCGTACCTGGTGGTCCTTCGCCTCGACGAGGGCGAGGACCTGCGGGTGTTCGGTTCGGATTCCGCGTACGCCGAGGAGTCCCAGCTCGGTGCACTGCTGGTCGGTGACCTGAAGACCTCGGTCACCGGGCTCGACGGCGACGAGGAGCCACGCCCGGCGGCCACCGGTGACGACGAGAGCGAACAGCCCGTCGTCGACCCGGAGGCCGACCCGGTCGGTGACGCCGACCTGCTGGCCAACCTCGGCATCTCCGCGCAGAAGCTGCTGACCCTGTGCGCGCACGAGGGGATGATGCCGGCGGACGTCACCGCCGAGATCTGCCAGGTCCTCGGCTGCGCGGACGAGGTCGAGGAGCTGCGTGAGGTCTGA
- a CDS encoding nucleoside deaminase: MRRALEIAVTSPADSADGPTDVDDVPVGAVLYGPDGTELAVGRNERELTGDPTAHAEVLALRRAAERSGRWRLDGCTLVVTLEPCTMCAGALVLARVATVVFGAWEPKTGAAGSLWDVLRDRRLNHRPEVYGGVLEAETSAVLRAFFR, encoded by the coding sequence ATGCGGCGCGCGTTGGAGATCGCCGTCACCAGCCCGGCCGACTCCGCCGACGGCCCGACCGACGTGGACGACGTGCCGGTCGGAGCGGTCCTCTACGGGCCGGACGGCACCGAGCTGGCCGTCGGACGCAACGAACGGGAGCTGACCGGCGACCCCACCGCCCACGCCGAGGTGCTGGCCCTGCGCCGGGCCGCCGAGCGCAGCGGCCGGTGGCGGCTGGACGGCTGCACCCTGGTGGTCACCCTCGAACCGTGCACCATGTGCGCCGGTGCGCTGGTGCTCGCCCGGGTCGCCACAGTCGTCTTCGGCGCGTGGGAGCCGAAGACCGGTGCGGCCGGGTCACTCTGGGACGTCCTGCGCGACCGTCGACTCAACCACCGCCCCGAGGTCTACGGCGGGGTGTTGGAGGCCGAGACCTCCGCCGTGCTGCGCGCCTTCTTCCGCTGA
- a CDS encoding HAMP domain-containing sensor histidine kinase, producing the protein MKRLTIRARLTLIYGGLFLLAGIVLLAVTYVLVDQRMPQPFGVKLRDLPVPATTPGSGGGQNIEMLRSLVEQAQDEAKRNALESLLTQGGVALVVVSAVAIAFGWLLAGRALQPLQQVTDTARRIAGADTAGRGLHERIALTGPRDEVRELADTFDEMLERLDRSFDGQRRFVANASHELRTPLALNRALVELAVTRPDASEETRRLGESLLAVNERHERLIDGLLTLADSENELTERTPVDLAEVCAHLIDQAGQRSPAVAVRRTLEPAPTSGDPVLLERLTVNLVENALRHNLPADGWVEVRTGLVDGRPTLTVTNTGPVVPGYDVETMFQPFRRLSRERVAGTRGFGLGLSIVRAVARAHGGTAEAQPRPAGGLIVTVTLPPG; encoded by the coding sequence ATGAAACGGTTGACCATCCGCGCCCGGCTCACCCTCATCTACGGAGGGCTATTCCTGCTGGCCGGCATCGTGCTGCTCGCCGTCACGTACGTGCTCGTCGATCAGCGGATGCCGCAGCCGTTCGGGGTGAAACTGCGCGACCTGCCGGTGCCCGCGACGACACCCGGGTCGGGTGGCGGGCAGAACATCGAGATGCTGCGTTCCCTGGTGGAGCAGGCGCAGGACGAGGCGAAGCGCAACGCCCTGGAGTCGCTGCTCACCCAGGGCGGCGTCGCGTTGGTGGTGGTGTCGGCGGTGGCGATCGCGTTCGGCTGGTTGCTCGCCGGTCGGGCGTTGCAGCCGCTGCAGCAGGTCACCGACACCGCCCGGCGGATCGCCGGTGCGGACACCGCCGGTCGTGGCCTGCACGAACGGATCGCGCTCACCGGCCCCCGCGACGAGGTCCGGGAGCTGGCCGACACGTTCGACGAGATGCTGGAACGGTTGGACCGCTCGTTCGACGGGCAGCGCCGGTTCGTGGCGAACGCCTCCCACGAGCTGCGTACGCCGCTGGCGCTCAACCGCGCGCTCGTGGAGTTGGCGGTCACCCGACCGGACGCGTCGGAGGAGACCCGGCGGCTGGGCGAGTCGCTCCTGGCGGTCAACGAGCGGCACGAGCGGCTGATAGACGGCCTGCTGACCCTGGCCGACTCGGAGAACGAGCTGACCGAGCGTACCCCCGTCGACCTGGCGGAGGTCTGCGCGCACCTGATCGACCAGGCCGGGCAGCGGTCACCCGCCGTGGCGGTACGGCGGACTCTGGAGCCCGCGCCGACCAGCGGTGACCCGGTGCTGTTGGAGCGACTCACCGTCAATCTGGTGGAGAACGCGTTGCGCCACAACCTGCCCGCCGACGGGTGGGTGGAGGTGCGTACCGGGCTGGTCGACGGGCGGCCCACCCTCACGGTGACCAACACCGGCCCGGTCGTTCCCGGCTACGACGTCGAGACGATGTTCCAACCGTTCCGTCGGCTGTCCCGGGAACGGGTCGCCGGTACGCGTGGCTTCGGGTTGGGGCTGTCCATCGTCCGCGCGGTGGCCCGGGCCCACGGCGGCACCGCCGAGGCGCAGCCCCGACCGGCCGGCGGCCTGATCGTCACGGTCACCCTTCCACCGGGCTGA
- a CDS encoding response regulator transcription factor, which produces MRVLVVEDETVLADAIAEWLRRESFAVDVAYDGDAALERLGVNEYAVVVLDRDLPVVHGDDVCRAIVDAGGETRVLMLTAAAAVRERVAGLALGADDYLTKPFALVELSARVHALTRRARPATPPTLRRAGIQLDPARHEVRRDDRHVALSRKEFAVLAELLRADGAVVSAEDLLERAWDEHIDPFTNVVRVTVMKLRRKLGDPPVIETVPGAGYQIR; this is translated from the coding sequence GTGAGAGTGCTGGTGGTCGAGGACGAGACCGTGCTGGCGGACGCCATCGCCGAGTGGCTGCGTCGGGAGTCGTTCGCCGTCGACGTGGCGTACGACGGGGACGCCGCGTTGGAACGGCTGGGTGTCAACGAGTACGCCGTGGTGGTCCTGGACCGGGATCTGCCGGTGGTGCACGGCGACGACGTGTGCCGGGCGATCGTCGACGCGGGTGGGGAGACCCGGGTGCTGATGCTGACCGCCGCGGCGGCGGTCCGGGAGCGGGTGGCGGGGTTGGCGCTCGGCGCCGACGACTACCTGACGAAACCGTTCGCCCTGGTGGAGCTGTCGGCACGGGTGCACGCGCTGACCCGCCGGGCCCGCCCGGCGACGCCGCCGACACTGCGTCGCGCCGGCATCCAGCTCGACCCGGCCCGCCACGAGGTACGCCGGGACGACCGGCACGTCGCGCTGTCCCGCAAGGAGTTCGCGGTGCTGGCCGAGCTGCTGCGCGCCGACGGGGCGGTGGTCTCCGCCGAGGATCTGCTGGAACGCGCCTGGGACGAGCACATCGACCCGTTCACGAACGTCGTCCGGGTGACCGTGATGAAGCTGCGCCGCAAGCTCGGCGACCCGCCGGTGATCGAGACGGTGCCCGGAGCGGGGTACCAGATCCGATGA
- a CDS encoding peptidoglycan-binding domain-containing protein: MTVRRTRLRAAAIGGVVLLFAAVGVVAAMGFGGGGEDRAQAGTTAPATATVTRQTLADSETADGELGYGTTRTATAKLSGTVTALAATGSTVRRGKALYQVDNEEVVLLYGGLPAYRTLAPGMEGADVAQFERNLQALGYTGFTVDDEYTGSTADAVRDWQEDLGLAETGRVEPGRVVYADREVRVESHQAAAGDLTQPGQTVLTYTGTDRVVTVELDVDDQRLAKRDAKVAVKLPDGRAVDGTVRTVETVVQPGAAGANGQSGDVETKIEVTVAVTDPKALTGFDQASADVTFTVSERRDVLTVPVAALLALAEGGYGVQVAEGDATRILAVTTGLFADGRVEVDGADLTEGMAVVVPT; the protein is encoded by the coding sequence GTGACCGTCCGACGCACGCGGCTGCGGGCCGCTGCCATCGGGGGCGTCGTTCTCCTGTTCGCCGCCGTCGGCGTGGTCGCCGCGATGGGCTTCGGCGGCGGCGGCGAAGACCGCGCCCAGGCCGGTACCACGGCACCGGCCACCGCCACCGTCACCCGGCAGACCCTCGCCGACTCGGAGACCGCCGACGGCGAGCTGGGGTACGGCACGACACGCACCGCCACGGCGAAGCTCAGCGGCACCGTCACCGCGCTGGCGGCTACCGGGTCGACGGTGCGCCGGGGCAAGGCGCTCTACCAGGTCGACAACGAGGAGGTGGTGCTCCTCTACGGCGGGCTGCCCGCGTACCGGACTCTCGCCCCCGGGATGGAGGGTGCCGACGTCGCGCAGTTCGAGCGGAACCTCCAGGCGTTGGGCTACACCGGTTTCACCGTCGACGACGAGTACACCGGCAGTACCGCCGACGCCGTCCGGGACTGGCAGGAGGACCTCGGTCTGGCCGAGACCGGCCGGGTCGAGCCGGGGCGGGTCGTCTACGCCGACCGGGAGGTCCGGGTGGAGAGCCACCAGGCCGCCGCCGGTGATCTCACGCAGCCCGGCCAGACGGTGCTCACCTACACCGGCACCGACCGTGTCGTCACCGTCGAGTTGGACGTGGACGACCAGCGGTTGGCCAAGCGCGACGCGAAGGTCGCCGTGAAGCTGCCGGACGGCCGCGCGGTGGACGGCACCGTCAGGACCGTCGAGACGGTCGTCCAGCCCGGCGCGGCCGGTGCGAACGGGCAGTCCGGCGATGTCGAGACGAAGATCGAGGTGACGGTCGCGGTGACCGACCCGAAGGCCCTCACGGGCTTCGACCAGGCCAGCGCCGACGTCACGTTCACCGTCTCGGAGCGCCGTGACGTGCTCACCGTGCCGGTGGCGGCGCTGTTGGCGCTCGCCGAGGGCGGCTACGGGGTCCAGGTCGCCGAGGGCGACGCGACCCGGATCCTCGCGGTCACGACCGGGCTGTTCGCCGACGGTCGGGTGGAGGTCGACGGCGCGGACCTCACCGAGGGCATGGCGGTGGTGGTGCCGACGTGA